A genomic stretch from Algoriphagus halophilus includes:
- the gldC gene encoding gliding motility protein GldC, which produces MKKSDIKFQIELDEKSLPKAITWDASDKENEGLESTKSISLNIWDNLNQSTLRIDLWTEDMSVVEMKRFYIDILGGMGQTILNSTGDEYMSEEIKDLCDRLVRHVNEENKNVK; this is translated from the coding sequence ATGAAAAAGTCAGATATTAAATTTCAAATTGAACTAGACGAAAAAAGCCTCCCCAAAGCCATTACCTGGGATGCTTCAGATAAAGAAAATGAGGGGTTGGAATCTACTAAAAGCATCAGTTTGAATATTTGGGACAACCTTAATCAAAGTACACTAAGAATTGATCTTTGGACTGAAGATATGTCCGTGGTAGAAATGAAGAGATTTTATATTGATATTCTCGGAGGTATGGGGCAAACGATCTTGAACAGTACCGGTGATGAATACATGTCCGAAGAAATCAAAGATCTATGTGACCGATTGGTTAGACATGTCAACGAGGAAAACAAAAATGTAAAGTAA
- a CDS encoding HEAT repeat domain-containing protein — MKNTYAKYLLAAAIPGFFACQGEKIDLREKTLTKEEIADMAQAAETQISPTLAEGLELKLWAVDSLVYDPISIQVTDDGSLYYTRTNRQKNSEFDIRGHQDWEIESISLQTIEEKRSFLQKTLSPEMSDKNTWLADVNGDGSHDWRDMTVEREELYRLEDKDGDGFADYSQMMVQDFNDVTTDVAGALLKLEDNLFIGVGPDLWRLSDTNNDGIMDEKESISHGYGIHIGFGGHGMSGLELGPDGRIYWGIGDIGFNGKGPDGKEWKYPNRGVIARANPDGSDFEIFAMGVRNTHEFTFDQYNNLISVDNDGDHGGESERLVYLVNGSDTGWRTNWQFGKYRDPENNTYKVWMDEKLYLPRHEGQAAYITPPIQNYINGPTGMVFNPGTALADKWKNTFFVASFVGNPTASGIHAFKLEPDGASFKMSQTEKVMGGVLATGLDFGPDGSLYFADWIQGWNTKNYGRVWKLDDPSGKNWEARKITAQVINTDFKTLTDEALGEYLGDEDMRIRRKAQFELAKRGEKGFQIFEAGINQKNNQLARIHAIVGISQLARMDKMDYAESLVALLQDSDPEIRAQAAKWIGDIKYKEAGNALMPLLSDSEIRVRFFASEALGRIAYEPAIDGLINVLKENNDEDAFLRHAASLALARINKKEPLIALASNPSPAVRLGAVLALRRMAEPGITAFLSDSDEYIVTEVARAINDDFSIEPALPALGDLLVTTSFQNEPLIRRAIGANLRVGTEKSLENLKTYIAKPGINPVLKAEAIATIGTWAKPSVLDRVDGRNRGAVERDLAPIQASVSNSLIKLLTDRSDLIRVETVRSIGKLKISEAEPNLITILKNDPVDPVRVEAILALAKVSPDNISGPIEIAMNDKSKAVRVVGLDLLTKTDISEDLMENLLKDVIQNRTIEERQAALLSLGNLPNSANLEIWNSLLEDLKANKLPNEVMIELEEAIAETGSEELKSKYDQIQQERTGGDLVALYSGALEGGSVRAGRRIFFQNQTAQCIRCHGYDDMGGTAGPHLNGVANRLSRTQILEALIEPSKRLAPGYGFVQLTLKDGSAVNGTLMEETEEGLVIKEASKPERLIPNAEISERKNSPSSMPDMKAILSKREIRDLVSFVSTMTKEWE; from the coding sequence ATGAAAAATACCTATGCCAAATACCTATTGGCGGCTGCTATTCCTGGTTTTTTTGCATGTCAAGGAGAAAAAATAGACTTGCGCGAAAAAACACTCACGAAAGAAGAAATAGCGGACATGGCCCAAGCGGCTGAAACACAAATTAGTCCCACCCTTGCCGAAGGACTGGAGCTCAAACTATGGGCAGTAGATTCACTGGTGTATGACCCTATTTCCATTCAAGTTACAGATGATGGTAGTTTGTACTACACTCGAACCAACCGTCAGAAAAACTCCGAATTTGACATTAGGGGGCATCAAGACTGGGAAATCGAATCGATCAGTCTACAAACTATAGAGGAGAAAAGATCCTTTTTACAAAAGACCTTGTCCCCAGAGATGTCGGATAAAAACACCTGGCTTGCCGATGTCAATGGGGACGGATCCCATGACTGGCGGGACATGACAGTGGAGCGCGAGGAGCTATATAGGTTAGAAGATAAGGATGGAGATGGTTTCGCCGATTATTCCCAAATGATGGTCCAAGATTTCAACGATGTAACGACAGATGTTGCAGGTGCTTTATTGAAATTGGAAGACAACTTATTTATTGGAGTAGGACCAGACTTATGGAGACTTTCCGATACCAATAACGATGGCATCATGGATGAGAAAGAGTCTATTTCCCATGGATACGGAATCCACATCGGATTTGGAGGACATGGGATGTCAGGGCTTGAATTAGGTCCTGATGGAAGAATTTATTGGGGAATCGGTGACATTGGATTCAATGGAAAAGGTCCAGATGGGAAAGAGTGGAAATACCCCAACAGGGGGGTGATTGCTAGAGCCAATCCTGATGGAAGTGATTTTGAAATCTTCGCCATGGGAGTGAGAAACACCCATGAGTTTACATTTGATCAATACAATAACCTGATCTCCGTGGACAATGACGGGGATCATGGTGGAGAAAGCGAACGTTTGGTTTACTTGGTAAATGGATCTGATACCGGTTGGAGAACCAACTGGCAATTTGGAAAATACCGCGATCCGGAAAACAATACCTATAAGGTATGGATGGATGAAAAGTTGTATTTACCAAGACACGAAGGCCAGGCAGCTTATATCACTCCACCGATTCAAAATTATATCAACGGACCTACCGGGATGGTATTTAATCCAGGTACTGCTTTAGCAGATAAATGGAAGAACACATTTTTTGTAGCTTCTTTTGTTGGAAATCCGACGGCTTCGGGAATACATGCTTTTAAACTGGAGCCAGATGGAGCCTCTTTTAAAATGTCCCAGACTGAAAAAGTGATGGGGGGAGTATTGGCCACTGGACTTGATTTTGGTCCGGATGGATCCCTATACTTTGCGGATTGGATACAGGGTTGGAATACCAAGAATTATGGAAGAGTTTGGAAACTGGATGATCCATCCGGAAAAAATTGGGAAGCTAGAAAGATCACTGCCCAGGTAATCAACACTGATTTTAAAACCCTCACTGATGAAGCATTAGGAGAATATTTGGGTGATGAGGACATGAGAATAAGGAGAAAAGCCCAGTTTGAATTAGCTAAAAGAGGGGAGAAAGGCTTCCAGATATTTGAAGCAGGTATCAATCAAAAAAACAATCAGCTTGCCAGAATCCATGCCATTGTAGGCATCAGCCAGCTGGCTAGAATGGATAAAATGGATTATGCGGAGTCTTTAGTTGCTTTATTACAGGATTCAGATCCTGAAATCAGAGCCCAGGCAGCAAAATGGATAGGAGATATTAAGTATAAAGAGGCTGGAAATGCCTTGATGCCTTTGTTGAGTGATTCAGAAATCAGAGTCCGGTTCTTTGCTTCAGAAGCTTTGGGAAGAATAGCCTATGAACCTGCAATTGACGGATTGATCAATGTATTAAAGGAAAATAATGACGAGGATGCCTTTTTAAGGCATGCTGCGAGCTTGGCTTTGGCAAGAATCAATAAGAAAGAGCCATTGATCGCTTTGGCCTCCAATCCATCTCCCGCTGTTCGTTTGGGAGCAGTTTTGGCATTGAGAAGAATGGCCGAACCAGGCATCACGGCTTTCCTTTCGGATTCCGATGAATACATCGTTACAGAAGTTGCCAGAGCCATCAATGATGATTTTTCTATTGAGCCAGCACTTCCTGCCTTGGGCGATTTATTAGTGACTACTTCCTTTCAAAATGAGCCATTGATCAGAAGAGCCATTGGGGCAAACCTTCGTGTGGGAACTGAGAAATCCCTTGAAAATTTAAAAACGTATATCGCTAAGCCTGGAATCAATCCGGTATTGAAAGCTGAGGCTATTGCTACCATTGGTACTTGGGCAAAGCCATCCGTTTTGGATAGAGTAGATGGAAGAAACCGTGGAGCGGTTGAGAGAGATTTAGCACCTATTCAAGCCTCTGTAAGTAACTCATTAATAAAATTACTTACTGACCGAAGTGATTTGATCAGAGTTGAGACAGTAAGGTCCATTGGGAAATTGAAAATTTCGGAAGCGGAGCCTAATCTTATCACAATTCTAAAAAATGATCCGGTAGATCCTGTTCGTGTTGAAGCCATCCTCGCACTTGCCAAAGTGAGCCCAGACAATATATCTGGTCCTATAGAAATAGCGATGAATGATAAATCCAAAGCAGTAAGGGTCGTTGGATTGGACTTATTAACTAAAACAGATATCTCTGAGGATTTAATGGAAAACCTATTAAAAGACGTCATTCAAAATAGGACCATTGAAGAAAGACAAGCTGCATTACTTAGTTTGGGAAATCTTCCAAATTCGGCCAATCTTGAAATCTGGAATTCTTTATTAGAAGATTTGAAAGCCAATAAACTTCCAAATGAGGTGATGATTGAGTTGGAAGAAGCCATCGCGGAGACAGGTTCAGAAGAGCTAAAGTCCAAATACGATCAAATTCAACAGGAAAGAACCGGGGGAGATCTTGTTGCACTTTATAGCGGTGCCCTGGAAGGTGGAAGCGTACGAGCAGGTCGTAGGATTTTCTTCCAAAATCAAACTGCTCAATGTATACGATGTCATGGATACGATGACATGGGGGGAACTGCAGGTCCTCATCTAAATGGAGTTGCCAATAGACTTTCCAGAACACAAATTCTTGAAGCTTTAATTGAACCTAGCAAGCGACTTGCTCCAGGTTATGGATTTGTTCAGCTTACATTGAAGGATGGTAGTGCAGTCAATGGTACTTTGATGGAAGAAACAGAAGAAGGATTGGTAATTAAAGAAGCCTCTAAACCAGAGCGATTAATTCCTAATGCTGAAATTTCGGAGCGAAAGAATTCTCCTTCCAGTATGCCGGATATGAAAGCCATTTTGAGCAAAAGAGAAATCAGGGATTTAGTAAGCTTCGTGAGTACGATGACAAAAGAGTGGGAGTAA
- a CDS encoding CoA transferase subunit B: protein MLSKDQIAQRIAKEVKNGQYINLGIGIPTLVANYIPDDMEVVLQSENGLLGIGPFPKEEEVDPDLINAGKQTISMLKGSVLFDSAESFAMIRGGHVHLTILGAMEVSENGDIANWKIPGKMVKGMGGAMDLVASAENIIVAMQHCSKSGESKLLPTCTLPITGVRCVKKIVTDLAVLEVDPKGGFILKERAPGVSVEEIESKTAGKLIINGEVPEMVF, encoded by the coding sequence ATGTTAAGTAAAGATCAAATCGCTCAACGGATTGCCAAGGAGGTAAAAAATGGGCAGTATATCAATTTAGGAATTGGGATTCCTACCCTAGTAGCCAATTATATTCCAGACGATATGGAGGTTGTACTCCAATCAGAAAATGGTCTCTTAGGGATAGGCCCCTTTCCAAAGGAAGAAGAGGTAGACCCGGATTTAATCAATGCAGGAAAGCAAACCATCAGTATGCTCAAAGGATCTGTACTCTTTGATTCAGCTGAATCCTTTGCGATGATTCGAGGAGGACATGTGCACTTGACCATTCTTGGAGCAATGGAGGTTTCTGAAAATGGAGACATCGCCAACTGGAAAATCCCCGGTAAAATGGTGAAAGGAATGGGAGGTGCTATGGATCTGGTGGCTTCTGCTGAAAATATCATAGTGGCGATGCAGCATTGCTCAAAAAGTGGGGAGTCTAAATTACTTCCTACCTGTACCCTTCCTATTACAGGAGTACGCTGTGTAAAGAAAATAGTCACAGATTTAGCGGTCTTGGAAGTAGATCCTAAAGGAGGATTTATTCTGAAAGAACGTGCTCCTGGAGTGAGTGTAGAAGAAATCGAGTCCAAAACCGCGGGAAAACTAATAATTAATGGAGAAGTGCCAGAAATGGTATTCTAA
- a CDS encoding TonB-dependent receptor: MINSTPNTKRVVLMLFLLVSMATTQVFAQTMVSGVVTDADTKETLIGVNILVKGKVIGTISDLSGNYSLSVDQEPPFTLVFSMVGYNTQEVEVTGGVSNLDIQMSETSILGQEVVVSASRMEESVLQSPVSVEKMDIIAIRDAPQASFYDAINNMKGVEMSTQSLLFKSFNTRGFNANGNVRTVQLIDGMDNQAPGLNFSVGNIVGISELDLESVELLPGASSALYGPNAINGILLMNSKSPFLYQGLSANLKTGIMNESNRSNPTTGFYNFSARYAKAISDKFAFKVNFEYLTADDWQANDFRDQSLLNGSTIETGNPGNNPAYNGVNIYGDETNVNMQSIAQAMVAAGVLPDAALPLIPNTFVSRTGYLERDLADYGTKSIKMNAALHYRINDNIEAVLQGNLGFGTTVYTGADRYSLKDFTIGQYKAELRASNWYLRAYTTQERSGDAFAVGTAAQGINEAWKASTQWFPEYVGAYAQAVGAGLPADQAHLAARAFADQGRYIPGSSEFQNALKQVSSKPIPGDQNGVGARFVDSSNLYHFEGSYNFSEQIKFAEFVVGANYRIYSLNSNGTIFALDENGDEFNINEYGGYIQGSKRFFNDHFKLTASARYDKNENFAGQWSPRISGVYTVGNHNFRASYQTGFRIPTNQDQYIDLNTPQARLIGGLPLFADRYNLNNNPGYTLANVTRFGAAVQQSAQDPAIQSQAIEYVQGLIEQGIIDPADAPAAIIQAIGLFASNANINQLQPYEIKEFKPERVKSFEVGYKGIWGNNLLVDAYAYFNRFENFNGLQVLVQDKTDAGLAGPNAMTGLNLIGAIPNSRNVYGLPVNRTEIIESWGWAASLDYKLPKGYTIGGNVSYNTLSNLEELAETGFQPSFNTPEYRYVLNFGNREVVDNLGFAISYRWQGEFAWQSSFVNAPVSSQQLSVVPAYGALDAQISYKLKSIKSILKVGGSNLFSNGYTQAWGNPTIGTMYFVSLTFDEFLN; the protein is encoded by the coding sequence ATGATAAACTCTACTCCAAATACAAAGCGGGTAGTATTAATGCTGTTCCTTCTAGTTTCCATGGCCACGACTCAGGTTTTTGCCCAAACGATGGTTTCTGGTGTGGTGACAGATGCCGACACGAAAGAAACATTGATTGGTGTCAACATTCTTGTTAAAGGAAAAGTAATTGGTACTATATCTGATCTTTCTGGTAACTATTCCCTAAGCGTAGACCAAGAGCCTCCTTTTACTCTTGTATTTTCTATGGTAGGTTACAATACTCAGGAAGTCGAAGTAACAGGTGGTGTCAGTAATCTAGACATCCAAATGTCAGAAACATCCATTCTTGGTCAGGAAGTCGTGGTTTCTGCTTCCAGAATGGAAGAAAGTGTATTGCAATCTCCAGTATCTGTTGAGAAAATGGACATTATTGCAATTAGAGATGCACCGCAAGCTAGCTTTTACGATGCCATCAATAACATGAAGGGAGTAGAAATGAGTACTCAGTCTCTCCTATTCAAATCGTTCAATACCCGTGGTTTCAATGCCAACGGGAACGTAAGAACCGTACAATTGATCGATGGAATGGATAACCAAGCACCTGGTTTGAATTTCTCTGTGGGTAACATTGTAGGAATTTCCGAACTGGATCTGGAAAGCGTAGAATTACTTCCAGGTGCATCATCAGCACTTTATGGTCCTAATGCCATCAATGGAATATTGTTGATGAATTCTAAAAGCCCATTCTTATATCAGGGACTTTCTGCAAACCTGAAAACTGGTATTATGAATGAAAGCAACAGGTCCAATCCAACCACAGGTTTTTATAATTTCAGCGCACGTTATGCAAAAGCCATTAGTGATAAGTTTGCCTTCAAAGTGAACTTTGAATATTTGACTGCAGACGATTGGCAAGCCAATGACTTTAGAGATCAATCCTTATTGAATGGGTCTACCATTGAAACAGGGAACCCTGGAAATAATCCAGCCTATAATGGAGTCAATATTTATGGAGATGAAACCAATGTAAATATGCAGTCCATTGCTCAAGCAATGGTAGCAGCCGGTGTACTTCCAGATGCTGCGTTACCTTTAATTCCAAATACATTTGTGTCTAGGACAGGCTATTTAGAGCGTGATTTAGCTGATTATGGCACCAAATCCATCAAGATGAATGCTGCACTGCATTATCGAATCAATGATAATATTGAAGCCGTGTTACAGGGAAATCTTGGTTTCGGAACTACAGTTTATACTGGTGCAGACAGATATTCTCTGAAAGACTTTACTATTGGACAATACAAAGCTGAATTAAGAGCTTCTAACTGGTATTTGAGAGCTTATACTACCCAAGAACGCTCTGGTGATGCCTTTGCAGTTGGTACAGCCGCACAAGGAATCAATGAAGCTTGGAAAGCCAGTACCCAATGGTTTCCAGAATACGTTGGTGCTTATGCTCAAGCAGTAGGTGCTGGCCTCCCTGCCGATCAAGCTCATTTGGCTGCTAGAGCATTTGCTGATCAAGGGAGATATATTCCAGGTTCTTCAGAATTCCAAAATGCATTGAAACAAGTTTCCTCGAAGCCAATTCCTGGTGACCAAAATGGTGTTGGAGCAAGATTTGTAGACAGTAGTAATCTTTACCATTTTGAAGGTTCGTATAACTTCTCTGAACAAATCAAGTTTGCTGAATTCGTAGTAGGTGCCAACTATAGAATTTACAGCTTAAACTCCAATGGAACCATTTTCGCATTGGATGAAAACGGGGATGAATTCAACATCAATGAATATGGTGGATACATTCAAGGATCCAAAAGATTCTTCAATGACCATTTCAAATTGACGGCGTCTGCCAGATACGATAAAAACGAAAATTTCGCGGGGCAATGGTCTCCAAGAATTTCGGGAGTCTATACGGTAGGAAACCATAATTTCAGAGCTTCCTATCAAACAGGTTTCCGTATCCCAACGAACCAAGATCAGTATATAGATTTAAATACTCCTCAGGCAAGATTGATTGGAGGACTGCCTTTATTTGCGGACCGTTATAATCTCAATAACAATCCAGGGTATACCTTGGCGAACGTGACCAGATTTGGTGCTGCTGTACAACAATCTGCCCAAGATCCAGCAATTCAATCTCAGGCTATAGAGTATGTTCAAGGTCTTATAGAACAAGGAATCATTGATCCCGCTGATGCCCCTGCAGCAATAATTCAAGCAATAGGTTTATTTGCTTCTAATGCCAATATTAACCAACTCCAACCTTATGAGATCAAAGAATTCAAGCCTGAAAGGGTCAAGTCTTTTGAAGTGGGCTATAAAGGGATTTGGGGTAATAATTTGTTGGTGGATGCTTATGCATATTTCAATCGATTCGAAAACTTCAATGGCTTACAAGTGCTGGTCCAAGATAAAACAGATGCAGGCTTGGCAGGACCCAATGCTATGACTGGATTGAACCTGATCGGAGCGATTCCTAATTCGCGAAATGTTTATGGGCTTCCAGTAAATAGAACCGAGATTATTGAATCTTGGGGATGGGCAGCAAGTTTGGATTACAAACTTCCTAAAGGCTACACCATTGGAGGTAACGTGTCTTACAATACCCTATCCAATTTAGAGGAATTGGCAGAGACTGGCTTCCAACCAAGCTTTAACACTCCAGAGTATAGATATGTGCTTAATTTTGGAAACAGAGAGGTAGTTGACAATTTGGGATTTGCTATCTCTTATAGATGGCAAGGAGAGTTTGCTTGGCAATCTTCATTTGTAAATGCTCCTGTTTCAAGCCAACAACTATCTGTGGTGCCTGCCTATGGTGCTTTGGATGCTCAAATAAGCTATAAGCTGAAAAGCATCAAATCGATCCTAAAAGTAGGTGGTTCCAACTTGTTTAGTAATGGATATACGCAAGCTTGGGGAAATCCAACCATTGGAACCATGTATTTCGTAAGCTTGACATTTGATGAATTCTTGAATTAA
- a CDS encoding CoA transferase subunit A has protein sequence MINKTVKDAKAAVADIPSGAMLMMGGFGLSGIPENCISALLELDINNLTIVSNNAGVDDFGIGLLLKKHMVKKMISSYVGENAEFERQLLQGELEVDLIPQGTLAERVRAGGAGIPAFYTPAGVGTEVAEGKETREFDGKLYLMERALKADFSIIKAWKGDNAGNLIFKGTARNFNPIMAPAGKICIAEVEELVEIGELDPNEIHCPGIYVQRIFQGKNYEKRIEKRTVSN, from the coding sequence ATGATCAATAAAACAGTAAAAGACGCAAAGGCGGCAGTGGCTGATATTCCTTCCGGTGCTATGCTGATGATGGGAGGTTTCGGACTTTCCGGAATTCCGGAAAATTGTATTTCGGCACTATTGGAGCTGGACATAAATAATTTGACCATTGTTTCCAATAATGCGGGAGTGGATGATTTTGGAATAGGACTCCTGCTCAAGAAGCATATGGTCAAAAAAATGATTTCCAGCTATGTAGGTGAAAACGCAGAATTTGAACGTCAATTACTGCAGGGTGAATTAGAAGTAGACCTTATTCCTCAAGGAACACTTGCAGAAAGAGTCCGTGCTGGAGGAGCAGGGATTCCAGCTTTTTATACCCCCGCGGGAGTCGGTACGGAAGTGGCTGAAGGAAAAGAAACCAGGGAATTTGATGGTAAGTTATACCTAATGGAACGTGCACTTAAAGCTGACTTCTCGATTATCAAAGCTTGGAAGGGGGATAATGCAGGAAACCTTATTTTTAAAGGAACAGCCAGAAATTTTAATCCTATCATGGCTCCAGCAGGGAAGATCTGCATTGCTGAAGTAGAAGAATTAGTAGAAATAGGTGAATTAGACCCCAATGAGATTCATTGCCCAGGGATTTATGTGCAGCGTATATTCCAAGGCAAGAATTATGAAAAGCGAATTGAAAAAAGAACTGTTTCCAATTAA
- a CDS encoding undecaprenyl-diphosphate phosphatase produces the protein MEIIDAIILGIIQGLTEFLPVSSSGHLELGKAILGESKMPAEGLMFTIVVHFATALSTIIVYRRDIAEILIGLFKFKWNEETQFVVKIILSMIPAAVVGLAFEEQLETLFGGSVVFVGFMLVLTALLLYLADKAKNTNQPVTYFKAFQIGIAQAIAILPGISRSGATISASVILGVDKSKAARFSFLMVVPLILGKIAKDILDGGLSMETEGIGYLSAGFFAAFISGILACTWMVSLVRKSKLSYFAVYCLIAGIIAIVSGLYL, from the coding sequence ATGGAGATTATTGATGCGATCATCCTTGGAATCATTCAAGGATTGACGGAGTTTTTGCCGGTTTCATCTAGCGGACACTTGGAGCTAGGTAAAGCTATATTGGGTGAGAGTAAAATGCCCGCAGAAGGTTTGATGTTTACCATTGTAGTTCATTTTGCCACTGCACTCAGTACCATTATTGTATATAGAAGAGACATTGCAGAGATCCTGATTGGTTTGTTCAAATTCAAATGGAATGAAGAAACCCAATTTGTGGTCAAGATAATTCTATCCATGATCCCAGCAGCCGTGGTAGGCCTGGCTTTTGAAGAACAATTGGAAACCCTATTTGGTGGAAGTGTCGTCTTTGTAGGATTTATGCTTGTCTTGACTGCACTACTACTCTATTTAGCGGACAAAGCCAAAAACACCAATCAACCTGTTACTTATTTTAAAGCATTTCAGATAGGTATTGCACAAGCAATTGCTATTCTCCCTGGAATCTCAAGATCTGGAGCAACAATTTCAGCATCCGTTATTTTAGGTGTAGATAAATCTAAAGCTGCAAGATTCTCCTTTTTGATGGTGGTCCCTTTGATTTTGGGAAAGATCGCAAAGGATATTTTGGACGGAGGTTTATCCATGGAAACGGAAGGAATTGGATATTTGAGCGCTGGTTTTTTCGCTGCGTTTATTTCTGGAATCCTCGCATGTACTTGGATGGTTTCTTTGGTTAGAAAAAGCAAACTCAGCTATTTTGCAGTTTACTGTTTAATTGCAGGTATCATTGCAATTGTAAGTGGTTTATATTTGTAG
- the truB gene encoding tRNA pseudouridine(55) synthase TruB, with protein sequence MQEQPYGEVFLINKPLEWTSFDVVKKVRNALKIKKVGHAGTLDPLATGLLIVCAGKMTKQIEGFMGQEKEYTGTFVLGSTTESFDLEKPVIPVADPAHITLEEVKSAAKQLTGDILQVPPMHSAIKVDGKRVYESARKGIDVKMEPRSVQVREFEITRFEAGEIDFRISCSKGTYIRSLARDLGEILEVGAYMSALCRTRIGDFKLSDAKELPLLIEEIKSRQIAE encoded by the coding sequence ATGCAAGAGCAACCCTACGGAGAAGTTTTTTTGATTAATAAGCCATTGGAATGGACTTCCTTTGATGTAGTCAAGAAAGTCAGAAATGCACTCAAAATTAAAAAAGTGGGACATGCGGGAACCTTGGATCCCTTGGCTACAGGTCTTTTGATCGTTTGTGCTGGTAAAATGACCAAACAAATTGAAGGATTTATGGGGCAAGAAAAGGAGTACACGGGAACCTTTGTACTTGGCTCCACCACGGAATCCTTTGATCTAGAGAAACCTGTAATTCCTGTAGCAGATCCTGCACACATTACTTTGGAGGAGGTAAAATCTGCCGCGAAGCAATTGACAGGTGATATCCTTCAGGTCCCTCCTATGCATTCTGCCATCAAAGTAGATGGAAAAAGAGTTTATGAATCTGCCAGAAAAGGGATAGATGTCAAAATGGAACCTCGATCGGTGCAGGTTAGAGAATTTGAGATCACACGGTTTGAGGCTGGAGAAATTGATTTTCGGATCTCCTGTTCAAAAGGCACCTATATTAGAAGTTTGGCGCGGGATCTTGGAGAAATCTTAGAAGTGGGTGCTTATATGAGTGCTTTATGTAGGACTAGAATTGGGGATTTTAAACTGTCCGATGCAAAGGAACTTCCCCTTTTGATTGAAGAAATCAAGTCTCGGCAAATCGCTGAATAA
- a CDS encoding bifunctional riboflavin kinase/FAD synthetase: MKIYEGLSDIPHIPNPVVTSGTFDGVHLGHQKILKRIREIARNIQGETVLITFWPHPRLVLYPDEHNLRLLSTFEEKTKLLRYFGIDHLITIPFTKEFSQLSSREFIEKVLVEKIHTNKLVIGYDHRFGKNREGSFEYLKEHHQEFGFELEEISRQDVDEIGVSSTKIRTALETGNVKRATSSLGRPYELNGIVIKGQQIGRSIGFPTANIHIPNDYKLIPKDGVYAVEALVNGSLFKAMLNIGNRPTVGGTKKTVEAHLFDFIGDLYDKQITIYLKEFLREERKFDNLDELKNQLAMDQKLAKSLL, encoded by the coding sequence ATGAAAATCTACGAAGGACTAAGTGATATACCTCATATTCCCAATCCGGTAGTAACGAGTGGGACCTTTGATGGAGTACATTTAGGACATCAAAAGATTTTAAAGCGCATCCGTGAAATCGCAAGGAATATACAAGGGGAAACTGTATTAATTACTTTTTGGCCTCATCCTAGGTTAGTCCTTTATCCCGATGAACATAATTTGAGGCTGTTAAGCACCTTTGAGGAGAAGACCAAATTATTGAGATACTTTGGAATCGACCACTTGATTACCATACCATTTACGAAGGAATTCTCTCAATTGAGCTCCCGGGAATTTATTGAGAAAGTATTGGTGGAGAAAATTCATACCAACAAGTTGGTTATTGGGTACGATCATCGATTTGGAAAAAACAGGGAAGGTAGCTTTGAGTATTTAAAAGAGCATCATCAGGAATTTGGCTTTGAATTAGAGGAAATTTCCCGTCAAGATGTAGATGAAATAGGTGTTTCCAGTACCAAAATCCGAACCGCCCTAGAAACTGGAAATGTAAAAAGAGCGACCAGTTCCCTTGGTCGTCCGTATGAATTAAATGGGATCGTTATTAAAGGACAACAAATAGGTAGGTCCATTGGCTTTCCTACTGCAAATATCCACATCCCGAACGACTACAAATTGATTCCCAAAGATGGGGTGTATGCAGTGGAAGCATTGGTGAATGGCTCTTTGTTCAAAGCCATGTTGAATATTGGGAATAGACCCACAGTGGGTGGAACCAAAAAAACCGTAGAAGCGCATTTATTTGATTTTATTGGGGATCTTTACGATAAACAGATCACGATATATTTGAAGGAGTTTTTACGAGAAGAGCGGAAATTTGACAATCTTGATGAATTGAAAAATCAATTGGCCATGGATCAGAAATTGGCCAAGTCTTTACTATAA